The following nucleotide sequence is from Populus trichocarpa isolate Nisqually-1 chromosome 11, P.trichocarpa_v4.1, whole genome shotgun sequence.
tagattttgaaaagTTTTCCATTGCAACACACAAGTAgtatattaatttcaatttctaaTACATTgtgtcaaaaaattaaatttattattttcctatttttattgaaacttgcatttataattttgatcagttgtttaagaaataattattttggtaagtaaaatgcaaaaaaaaaaaaaaaaaaaccaagatacaTTAGTTAGATGGCAGGGTTTTAACTAAATAGAAACctatccttaatttttaattctaattgcttataatttttttcagattaagaatccataaaaaaaataaaataaaataaaattctaccAATAGTAAAAGAAGGAactatactagttttttttgttaataaaattgaaatgattaCTTTTCTTATTAATCTTTGTTTCAGTTTACCAGCTAGATTCTTAATCAGtaaaccttttttatatttgttgtaatgcctatatatatacatatatatatattttttacattgacaaaacaaaaattgagtCTGACCCTAGAAGAGCACACATTACTAGTGATATCTCAAATATTATGCGGATTATCAATGAATTGCTTGGTATGGCTGCGAAATTTACCACTCAATGTTTCCTCGGGGACACTATTAATTTAGCAATTGCCACCAAGTCACCTGCAGTATACAAAATAAACAGGAATTAATTCTAACTCCCATCTACTTATGACATAACATCCTTTTGCAACATTTtccaacccacaatcatatagTTTATAATTCTTCAAAGATCTTGAGGTCACTCAATCATGACCCTTTAACAATTCCATTCATCCTTGTATCACATGAGAACCAAAACTTGGTTCTGATAAGCCAAATACTCCTGTTactcaaatcaaaatattttacctAGTATGCTACAATCAACTACTGAATACTATAGAGCTGACAGAAGCTGGTCGGTTCCTCTAGGGTGATGCAGACTGTTGGGATGTGCTGAACTTTAGTTCCTACCATGCAGGGATTTGCTCACTTGAGAGGCCAGGACTATGGCCTTTGATTCAGCACTCATCGTCATCCACTCCCTGTCTGAGCGACGCTGATGCTGTCTTGCATTCTTAGCTCGCTTTGGTGCTAATCGTGTATCTCTTTCCACAAAGGCAAGTCTAAATTTTTCAGCCAAGGACAACTCCTTGGAGTTCGAAAGAATTGGAGAAACAGGTTTTAATGTAATCCCGTTTGCTGCCCACGTGCTGGGATTAATCTCCTGAACAAACAGATCATCCAGAGCAGTATCTGGAAAAGCTTCTACGGGAATATCCTTTCCTCTAAAGCCAAAGGGTGACCGCTTCGGATTTACTGAAATACGTGGGCACTCAGTTGCCAAGATCTCCAGTGAATCTTTATCAATCTTTGGCTGCAAAAGATAGGGAAGTGTGACAAGAGGAAAGAGTAAGAAAGGCGAATTGCTCCCATCTTTGACTTGTAATTGTGCATAAATTACAACTCCTTACCCACACAAGCCAATGCAAGGATTCAGCATTATGACTGATTTCAGCAGTGTCAAGTTCCTCCCATGAATCTCCTACCATATCATCCAGCTTTGGTTTCAACAGAGTCAAGCAGCAGCGTGCTGTGTAGTCACTCCTTGGGCATCCTCTGCAATATTAACTTTGTTTTAAATCTGACATTCTACACCTGTTCAAATGTAGATGATTGCAAGAGATAACGTAGGAACCCTTGAAATTAGgaaataaccattttttttttgttgagtagAAACTttataagatttaatttgatttaggTGCCACTTCCACTCACATGTGTTGTAAATACttgagaatgattttttttttaatattgaactgtaaaaaatatatcaatgcCAATTGTATTGCTCATGTTTTCTTCATACTaacagaaggaaaagaaaataaaagaattcggTCAATTATTTTACATGATGAAAACCTGCTGTACCAAGAAATGAAAGAAGGCAGAAAAACATTTATACCAAAACATTGTTCTATAATTAACACTTCATAAATAGATTTGATGTTTATAGTGAATCTTTTAGTTAAAATAACAGCCCTATATATGTCTTAGTTAGGAAGTTTACCCGCATCTCAATGTTTGCAGGGACTTGCAGTGCTCCACAAGTACAGAAACACTAGAAGCAGTAATTTTGTTGCATCGACTGCACAAAATAGTGTCACATGATTGGTATTTCTACTAAAGCAATGGAAAACTGATAGCCCGCTGAATTGGAATTAGACAAATTACTgcttaaaagaatgaaataaattatagcaaggagtattttaataaatatcatggAGGTCTAATGATAGATGCAAAAGATGTGCTTGAAGAATAAATCCAGGAGACCTAGCATCATTTAGGATCCATCAATCTGTAACAATAGGCCAAAGAGAGAGTCTGTCCATAGTCCAAATGACTATGTAGTTTCCtacacttctttttttttttctttttttaagaaccATCTGAAGGTGTAGCTTGTATTACCAATACAAGGGCACTTCTTTCCCCTTGTTAGTCACCTGTCTACACATTCATACTTCCACAtgataccttttttttatggccAATGTTAATGCTAGAAATATGACCCATAAATATCTAGTTTTGAAGCTTTTCTACAAAGAAAACCAATTCAATTGGTCAGTCTTCCCCCACAAACTTTGATCCTCTTTCCTTTTCAAGCATTGCAACAGAAGATCCACTTATCTAACTTGTTCACCAGCAGAGTATGgtaaaaaaagtcaacaaaaattcCTCCTAATTGCTCAATAAGTTATCAAACACGCTAAATGTTACatggtaagaaaaaaacatgagatcACAAGCGTGCCTTTTGCAGTAAGAATCTAGAAACCAAGTTGACATAGTGGAAATAcctaaatatatttagaaaagcTGCCCAGAGCACTGTGAGCTCACACTAAATGATCCATTATTTTTGGTTAGAGGGAATACTTTCCAGCTTCATTACTTATATCCGAACTTCCGTACCTTATATCCACAGCTCGAAGAAATTTACAAGTTTTGGTCACTTCTATTAAACCAGAATCAGTAACTTCTGAGCCAGAAATGTCAAGTATCTCCCAGGAAGTATCAGCTAAAGGAATGATAACCTCATCACATAGCATTTTCCTTCTCCTGGCAATTGCTGCAATTGTCATCTGTGTTGCAATAATACATCCATAGAGTGTTAGGATAAATGAGCAAGAAGACTCACATGCCAGTGCACAATCATTAAAGCAGAGGATTGACACATGTTGGGGCGAGTGGAATGTaaccttgatatgttttttCGAATGCATAGATTCTTGGCATTGTATTCGTAAAGTTTGGATAAAATTAACGGACTAACTAGTGTAATTTTCATGGTTGCAAATACTTCATCATACCAAATGTTCTAAGGCCTCTCAACCTGCTTTTTGAGGTTGAGAAGCaaaacaaacagggcctaaGAGTACAAGGGAAGAAGAATTCTCTAAGCTCCCAGTATAGAGATTACATTCATATTTTCAAGGATAAATGAAAGAGTTATCAGAACAAAGAGAGAGACAGAAAGGCCTCTAGTTTCTCTTCAATAGATTAGCCACTCTTTTACCTCAAAAAATCGAAATCATAAGGTAGTTTTTCCCTTCTAGGAGAGTGCAGGGCTACACAAGATGTAATCAGGATTAGAAAGGGATGTGCGCGCGCCAAAATGAGAACAATTCAAAAGCTGTGCAAGCAACATTCTACGTTCTCATATTAGTGCGCATCAAATTCAATTGTCCTTTGTCTAGTTTAAACACTCTCACACACTACTACATCTGGGCATTCTCCACTACGGATGCGAACATCCAAAATCATGACTGGAGATAATAATTTACGTATAAGAATTCCTAAGACCTGttgagttatttattatttggcaaaaaaaaaaaaaaaaaaagaagagggaagAATCCTGTTCTTAATAGGCACTAAATCCTCAACAGTTGAAAATGTAATCCATCCCTAAACCACCACCTagcaagttgaaaaaaaaaagggttctaACAAATGAAGCGACATAGAGATGCTAGCAAAGAGACGGACAAGAAAGACGgcaaatttgagaattttttggaggcgtaaagaaataaagagagaagCTTACCTTAATATGCGGAGGAAAGGCGATAGAAATGTCACTCAAGTGGGCAATAATATCTTGTAAATTCTTGCCAACAACTCCGAGGCACAAGCTCAATAAACTTGGAGGTTTCGACTTGCCAGGACGACGGCGACGACAGCTTAACAATCCTATCATCAACCCAATCACATACATGAAAGGAAAAACCCAAGAAATTATTGTAAGAGAGAGATGCGAATTGTGATTAAATTACCAGGGGATTGAAGGGCTGGGGAAAAGAGGGAAGACTTGGAAGGAGTAGATGTCATAATATTGGAATTCAAATCGAGTTTCTTCAAAGAGGTTGTAATTTCTTTCCCCTCTTCCATCACATCCCTTTCTTTAGTTCTTCCTCGACCGAccttccacacacacacacacacacacaaaacaaGAGTAAAGAGAGAGGAaggggaaaaataaataaaaaagaaaagagagtggTATAGGTTAcgtttatttgataatatatttatttaaaaaatttatttttgatattaaaaaaaacaaaaaacaaaaagtgaaATCGCGTCCAATCCCAACACAAAACAGGCCCTAGAAAGCCCCAAATCACTGGTTGGGGTATTTTGGTAACTTCAGAGAGGCAAATGATACTCAACAGCAACTTTTTGGTTGCTTCCGATCCGTGGGTTTCAAATCCAAGgatttgttgaagaagaagaagaagaagaagaagtgggtGAGAAAGCAGCAATATCCTCAGCCATTCTCTTCTAATCGGCTGACTTAATAAACCACATcgagaagaacaagaaagacGACGGCGTTTTAATAAATCAATGGTGAAGGGAGGAGTGCAAAACCCAGGATTAGCAGCGGATGTGAGTCAGGTGATTGATCAGTTGGAACGGCACTGTTTGGCACCCGACGGATCTCTTGTCTCCAAATCCGCCTTCTCCGACCTCCAACTCGTCAGTGCTATTTACTATTACCACCACCACAACCATTTTTATTTCTGCGTTTAAATGGTTAataatgatatgataattttTCAGGCCAGAGAGGATATGTCCAGGGAGAGATTGCGCTACTTAGAAGCTTTGGtacttcctcctcctcctctattatatatataggtaACCGAGTGTTTTCGAGTGTTatacatataatatttaaaagaaaaatgatgattATGCAGGCAATTTATTGTGAAGCAATTGCCATGGTGGAAGAGTATCAACAGCAGGGTGTTTCCATGGCTAATCTTGGAGGAATTCGAGATGTCCAAGGCTCGAACAGCTCTCctcaggtttttttaaaaataaaattaatttccctGATAATGACAAGTGATTTTCAGTTCAGAACCAAAAACACGTTGAAGTAGGAAAAACgctgaaataaataatttatcaaattattctACTAAATGTTGATCCATgtgtattggttttttttttttttttaaataattgcttACCGGGATATCCAATATAGATCGAATTCcgggataatttatttttcactccttttaatttacttgtaattgaAGGTGTATTTGAGGATCTGGATTCAATAAAAGAACCTTCTTCTGCCTACTTTTCATTCTTAGGTTTATGAGACTCTAGAGCACCGCTTAGTCGTTGCAGAAGCAGCTCAGAAATTGAGGCTTCCTCTTATATCGAAGGATGGTGAGATCCATGAGGAGGAAATTGAAAAATGGACTGTAATGTCTCGAAGTTCCCTTGATAGTACAAGTACCAGTGTTACCATCAGCTCAACCTCTAACTCCATCAATTATACGAACAGTTCTGCAAACAGCActgcaagtgcagcaaacaATGCCGCTTTTCTTACTAATAATGACTCAACAGAACCTGGAGTTGGTGGCGTTCCTAATCGCTTTCTTGGCATAACACCTGCCTATTTGTGGCAAACTCATCTTCAACAAATGCCATTCATGATGGTATGTTCCCCCCCATGGAATGCAATCTATTATAATGCTTTAACCATGTTCTCTTCACACAtttcacacacacaaacacactcACACAGATATATTATCTTTCTGTATTATATCTATTTGATATTGTGCCAGCTCTTGTAGGACATTGCTGAATATCAGATGTCTCTTTCATGTGAGGTTGAGGCTCGCTTGAAAGCTAAATGCATTAAGTTAGCTGAtgcttttgttgatgatatcggTAGGTTCTTGTGAATTGCCTCATCCTCCTCGCATAGTTTCACGCTTCTCTTATCATCTACCATATGCATGTTATCTACTAGTGTTTTTGCAATACACAATCTATGACAAGTAGCTGTCTATCTACGAGTCATTGCTTGGGGAGAGGTAGCCCTCTTGATAATGCATAACATGGAGTGTTGCCCTCTAATTCTTGCTTTTAACCATGATGATAATGCAAGTAGAATATAACCTGTTAGTTTGTATTGATGTATGAATTTGCACTGCATTTGGTCTGGGAGATATGCGAGGGCGTAGCAATTTTGTCAAGAAAGCAATGAACTAGGTGCTGTTTTTTGGCTCTTGCTCAAGTTTAACGCGGTGGTACTTCAAcagaatatttataatttagcaAAAGCAACCAACTAAGACTAAATTCACTGCATATTATCGTCCAAGCAAGGCTTATATTCATAATAAAAGTTTCTCATCATCATTATATGTGTGTTTTGATTGGTATCCTATCGCATGCACCATTTTAATGGTAGTATCATATTGGTATCATATTAAGTAATAAAACCCAATGCTCTTGTTCAATAAGCAAATGTAGTATAAATATTCCATGTGTATTACAgtcatttaatttgacttaaTATTTTACTGATGCAGATTCAATGCCTGTTAATCAAAATTCAACTGCTCGCCTTCCAGAGAGGTTTGGACACTCTCATCGCtagttcttgaatttttttttccttcaatatgGAATGCAGAAAGTTATGTTATTTCTTGATAATGCAACGTTATGTTATGGAGCAGTCCAGTACGTGGGACCACGAATCTTAATAAAATTGTAAACTACTGCATGTTGCACTCAACTTACTTTTCACATTATCAGGGTCAAGTTGATAATTgaggaaattgaaaaggaagaagCAGCCCTGCGAGAGGATCTTTATTCTGCAGATAGAAAATTTGCTGAATATTACAATGTAAGTTGATATgcaattttcatggttttttttttaatatttttttctcttacttttctttttagttttgcttACTAGCATAATAATTACATGATAATTTCGTCTTGGAAAGGTTTTAGAGCAGATACTTGGCGTGCTTATTAAGCTTGTCAAAGATTTGAAGCTGCAACATCAACATAAATATGTAAGtctaatttgaaaaatcaagactCTGTTTTGACTGTTGAATTTAAACAATGCTTCAATCAatttatttgcttttgcttAAAGATGTATTTGGTCACTATACTTAGGAGCAGGAACATATTGAACCTTGAACTTTCAAGATGCTCTACTACCGACTTCAATTTTTGGGTGGTTTTGGTTCCCCTGTTTGCTTCTATCAGCATCACAACATTTTAGTATTGCTTTTGGTGACCTTAATGATACGTGGACCTTTAGTATTTATTATTGATGACCTGTAATCTTACATGGAAAAAATATCATCTGTGGCCAAGCACCAATTTAATGGGCCCTAGGAGCTGCTACTCCAATGACGTAAGGTCAGCTATATTAAGTTCAATCCAAACTAGTTTAGGGTTGGCTGCATATGTTCATCTTTAATCAGTTTTGCATGGACAAATATTCCATAAGCTGGTAGAAATGCTGgattattcttcaacatttcaACATCATTTCTTTGGGTCCTCTTACCCTCCTTTTTCTTAGTACTTTAATTTGATTGCTATCACTGATGCAGCTTTTCTGTCAGAATTGGATATGGCAGAACCATCTTGGATGGCTTTCCCTTAACTTCTCATAAGTTAATCCCATATCGGCATTAGGCACCAGTACGACCCTTCCTTGAAAGAACCTATTTCTTATTGGCCCTTTCCTATGCTATACAACCATCTGAACATCCTCATTTAATGCACATGTTGCTATTTCACTTTCCAACACCGATTATCAAAGAGTGTAGctgtcaaatttattttgtaaattttaccTTTTGCTTGGATTATTTTACTCACATGACACTTTATTTCCACTTAGAGGATAATCGCTTTCTTTAATTCTATAGGCACATCTTTCTCAATGTTCTCCTCTTTAGGGAAATCCATGGAAATGCTAGCATTTTAGTACCTCTACCCCATGTAGGTTAACAATTTGCTGCATATCTATAGCACTGCTAAGGTTGTGAAACTAAgtgcttgaaaaaaaatggtgatttgaaaaaaaaaaaatgtatctcattttcatcatatagaaaaggaaaaaaaaatcacctgcTTTCCTCTCACCTCTCTAGTCTAGAAAAACCAGAACTTATGTTTTCGTTTCCTTCCTTTTATTGGTAACAAGACTGacgaaagcaaaaaaaaaaaagaaggtttttGACCCCACTCTCTTTCCCTAGAGACTCACTTTTGAACTAGTTCAAGGCTCTGCCAGTCTTGCCTCAGACAAAAATTGTTTCCAGCTTGTATAGTGGCACATCGGAACCTGCAGTCACCAATGTCTTCAATGGTGTATTAGTTATTACCATATCAACTGCCAAAATTAACCTCCGCTATTGTTTAGACTTGCAATTGTGGCTCATTTGTTGTTTCATGGTGCTCACATATGGCAAAAGGTGGTTGAATCACTGggttgttattatcatattcAAGCAGGTCCTGGCTGGCTTGTTTTTTTCAACATGCTTGCTTTTAGGATTTCTTGAGTGGATCTAATTCTGAAATCTGGCGATAGATTTAAATGTGTGATCATCCTTGAGTTCCTTACCATGGAGGTTCCATTGGCTGGCATGACCAAGAGGATTATTATAGGAGTATTGATCAGCAATTGTTTACTTGCAATTTGATCTGGGTTTCTCCATTTGGATGATAGTCATGAGATTGTGGTTCTGAGGTTAATTTTctgtttgatttggttttatttttgtaagaagAACATGGCCATGGAAATTGTGCGAGAGAGCACACATGCATGCCAACTGATTAAACCAAACAtgtattaaatcaattattttctcACTGTTTGGTTGTTGGATTCTTTCATTAAATGACTGTATCCGTGTTTCAGAATAATTTGTATCTAAGTAGACTCCCATATGTCTGCTAAGTGTATTACTGACATGGCCAGCAGCTGGCCATGTATGATGCCACAGCAGCATAAGAACAATTTTCAGTAGGATTAATCCtgaattttatattagattttctTGCTGATGGAAGCTAAATGAAATCTTGGGGTAAGGGAAAAAAGGCTCCAAAAGCAGGGGGATGGGATAAGTTATCTAAAGTTCAGGGTCCAATTTGCTGCCAAAACTATCATTGAATCAATTTGATTTCATTATAATTCATTCGTCTTCCTACTTAGATGCACTTCTAAATCcattttccaacttttttatAGGATGAACTACAGAAGACTTGGTTGTGTAAAAGGTGTGAGACCATGAGtgcaaaactaaggtttgttaTGCTATCTGCTGTTTAGATTGCCATCCCATGAGTGCAAGAGGAGGAAATTAACAGAAATGTACATGTCATACATAATACATACCAGAAATCAATGGCTATTTCTTGTTACCTTTTTAGCTGTGATGCAATTCTGGGTGATGAAATGTTAacctttgaattttataattatcatctCAGGGTTCTGGAGCATGTTCTCCTTCTTGAAACTTATACTCAGGAATCAATACCAGCTCTTCATAAAATAAGGTACTTGACAATGACACTCTTTATTGTCTGTGTTTTGTGTTTTAGTACTCTTTACTAGTTCATTActgttttttaatcaatcttatttatatttcaGGAAATATCTTGTCGAGGCCACAGAAGAAGCTTCTATTGCATACAATAAAGCGGTTTGTTTCGTTACATCTCTAACAAAGTTGACCACATATTATCTTGATCATTGCTTGCTCTAAGACTGTCAGACATGAAATTTGTACACTCCTTTTGTGTTTGTGCATGCTATGTAATCATCCTATGGAGATATCTAAATCACTTCTGTGACTTGCAACTTAAATTCATGTCCAACATGATTCTTATGATGACTTAAGAGATGCTTTGTAAGGATCTGCATTTTCCTAATAGTGCATGAATTCAGAATGCCATTTCTGGCCAAATACTTGGAAATGTTTTGTTCTGCATTTTCCTAATAGTGCGCATGAATTCAGAATGCCATTTCTGGCCAAATACTTGGAAATGTTTTGTTCTGTTTCTGTCACCATCGTTTTGTGGGTTATTCCCCCGTTTTATCCCGGTCTTCATTTTGAAGTTGTGGCCAACTTTCTTACCAGGTTACACGCCTGCGTGAATATCAAGGTGTTGATCCTCACTTTGACACAATCGCAAGACAGTACCATGATATTGTAAAGGTAACACCAGTTTGCATACTGCCTTTGTTGTCAAAAATACTTTCATTGATCTCATGTCGGCCTCGTCCTGCAGAAATTGGAAAACATGCAATGGACAATCCATCAAGTTGAAATGGACCTGAAACGGTTACCAGATCATCCAAGAGCTTAAATTGGATTTATTTCTTGACTTTTTAGTACTTTTATAGGCCAAGGACCGAACCAAGTATCAATGTTTGATACCtagtctttttttccttttcgtttttgtcaaatttgtttTCCCTGGTCAGTTGCATTGCCAGGATGTAGAATAACATGCTCaacaattaactataaaaagataatattggTTCACACTTTTCTTGGATAGAGATTTTtggcccccccccccccccccctaataGTTTGTATTTGGATGGAACATATTGCTTGGATATCCAGCTGGTTGGGATTTTCTATAGATTGCTGCTTTAATTCTTTAATTCGGTGGAGGCGTGTGGTTTgtgggccttttttttttcggcCACTTATCCTATTCATTGATTTTTGGGGTGTTttagggaaaaaagaaaaagaaaaagagtgcACTTAGGTCTTTATAGAATTTTATAGAtgttttcacattaaaaaaattaaaatgattgaaaaaaaggtATTTGATACAAGAATCATCTTGCTTGCTATTCCAACTACAACAATGAATTTTGGGTTTGAGACGACGACGTGTTGTTTGCCACGTCAAACAAAACAACGTGttccaaaagaaaaaggtctgtgtaaaataaaaagttggcaAACATCGATATGTCCAAGTGGTTAGGAAGGGAGGCATGAGAACTATTGAACCATGTTGCCGAAGGTCCAGATCCTTTCTCCTTTTAACACGAGAATAATTGTAatgcttttgcttttttatgaGCTCAGGgcagtatatatattttatgtttataaaaaaaaaattatattttttaaatgtgaaatttaaaattcattaatatataCTCCTATATTCcaagaaaaagttatttttttaatgtgggatttgaagtcattttgtatatatattttatgttctaaaaaaaaaagttatgttttttcaatatgagataaaaaactttttggtttaaatacttcaacttaaaaagataacataatatctttttaatgtgggatttgaaaccctttagtatatatactcaatgttcataagaaaaaagttatgttttttcaatgtgggataaaaaaactttttaaaatattcttttaaacttcattatttacaacatgtatagtctatattcacatgaattttttcttaattttttcatatgaaatattaaaactttaaatatatttttaaaatttttccgggttgatccgggttgacccatgaaacccgggacccggccccttggccaGGTCAACCCCGGTCCGGGTTTGATAATTATGGTATCAAGAACTAACGAAAACAAACGTTATCACAAGTTATGAGACTTTTATAAAAGCTATCTAGATTTGTTTTAGAGCAACATCTTATTATGACCCAATGAAAGCCCTCATTAATATTAAACAGACTTCAATAGTAGAGATCTATAAAACTCAAGAATTCTTTCAAATCGGGTCAGAGGATTTTCTGATTCTCATTGACTCAACAGTTTTTTAGGAGGATTAAAGGAGAAGATGAAGATCAGAGTATGAATGTTGAACTCCCAAAACTTAACAACTGCTTACAGGTTGGCCAGAATATAGGAGGACAACTTGATAGTTATGAGAAGATCTTGGACAACTAGCTTTACTAATTTTTAGGTTCGGGATATAACACAAGCCCAACCCAAGGTTGAAAACAAATCAGTTGTTCTTATACAAAAGCTCACTCCAGCTcaaattaagggaaaaaaaagataaaaagggcTTTGCTTTAAATGCGATGGTAAGTGGGGGTCAGGGTACAAGTGTGGAGATTCAAAGTTGTTCATGATAGAGGAAATGGAGGAGAAGGCTGAAAAAACTCTACTGGTATGATAAGAGATCTTATTGATTTAAAGGACCCTAAGGAGGGAGGAAGACACAAAAGAAGTAGGCATATCCCT
It contains:
- the LOC7483635 gene encoding uncharacterized protein LOC7483635, with protein sequence MEEGKEITTSLKKLDLNSNIMTSTPSKSSLFSPALQSPGLLSCRRRRPGKSKPPSLLSLCLGVVGKNLQDIIAHLSDISIAFPPHIKMTIAAIARRRKMLCDEVIIPLADTSWEILDISGSEVTDSGLIEVTKTCKFLRAVDISRCNKITASSVSVLVEHCKSLQTLRCGGCPRSDYTARCCLTLLKPKLDDMVGDSWEELDTAEISHNAESLHWLVWPKIDKDSLEILATECPRISVNPKRSPFGFRGKDIPVEAFPDTALDDLFVQEINPSTWAANGITLKPVSPILSNSKELSLAEKFRLAFVERDTRLAPKRAKNARQHQRRSDREWMTMSAESKAIVLASQVSKSLHGRN
- the LOC7483636 gene encoding AUGMIN subunit 4 — translated: MVKGGVQNPGLAADVSQVIDQLERHCLAPDGSLVSKSAFSDLQLAREDMSRERLRYLEALAIYCEAIAMVEEYQQQGVSMANLGGIRDVQGSNSSPQVYETLEHRLVVAEAAQKLRLPLISKDGEIHEEEIEKWTVMSRSSLDSTSTSVTISSTSNSINYTNSSANSTASAANNAAFLTNNDSTEPGVGGVPNRFLGITPAYLWQTHLQQMPFMMDIAEYQMSLSCEVEARLKAKCIKLADAFVDDIDSMPVNQNSTARLPERVKLIIEEIEKEEAALREDLYSADRKFAEYYNVLEQILGVLIKLVKDLKLQHQHKYDELQKTWLCKRCETMSAKLRVLEHVLLLETYTQESIPALHKIRKYLVEATEEASIAYNKAVTRLREYQGVDPHFDTIARQYHDIVKKLENMQWTIHQVEMDLKRLPDHPRA